Proteins encoded by one window of Cyclobacteriaceae bacterium:
- a CDS encoding phospholipase D-like domain-containing protein — MEEIIAHLEESIQDEFFSKAERKSLRALIGEKPLDQHQLNFLRSRIYEMANERVTPENYRFIIEWIKGANSALITSDKQENSDVYFSPGEACRSVIINQLNQAVRDVKICVFTISDDQITDAIITTHKKGVPIQVITDNDKMEDEGSDIEQLADEGIPVKIDNTPNHMHHKFMVVDERALLTGSYNWTRSAARYNHENILLTKETPVIRSYLKEFSQLWKEMSVFK; from the coding sequence ATGGAAGAAATTATCGCACACCTGGAGGAAAGTATCCAGGATGAATTTTTCTCGAAGGCAGAACGGAAAAGTCTTCGCGCTCTCATTGGTGAAAAACCGTTGGATCAGCATCAATTAAACTTTTTACGAAGCCGGATTTATGAAATGGCCAACGAGCGGGTTACACCCGAAAACTATCGGTTTATAATCGAATGGATAAAGGGAGCAAACAGTGCACTCATTACTTCCGATAAGCAGGAGAATTCAGATGTGTACTTCAGCCCGGGAGAGGCGTGCCGGTCGGTAATTATTAACCAATTGAATCAGGCCGTACGTGATGTGAAAATCTGTGTATTCACCATTAGTGATGATCAGATTACTGATGCCATTATTACTACCCATAAAAAAGGAGTGCCGATTCAGGTTATTACCGACAATGATAAAATGGAAGATGAAGGATCGGACATTGAACAGTTGGCCGATGAGGGTATACCGGTTAAAATAGACAACACACCTAACCATATGCACCATAAGTTTATGGTGGTGGATGAACGCGCGCTGTTAACAGGAAGCTATAACTGGACGCGCAGTGCAGCCCGATATAATCACGAAAATATTCTGCTTACCAAAGAGACACCCGTAATCCGTTCGTACCTGAAGGAATTCAGTCAGCTTTGGAAGGAGATGAGCGTTTTTAAATAA
- a CDS encoding SDR family oxidoreductase, translated as MSKLLIEKVALVTGAGSGIGREAAIRYAREGAHVVVSDMNEAGGLETVEKIKAFGGDSIFIKADVSQPEAHEKLIAKTLEKYKVLDIACNNAGIGGESNPVGDMSIDGWKKVIDINLNGVFYGMHYQIPAMLKQGKGAIVNVASILGQVGFMNSSAYVAAKHGVVGLTKNAAMEYSAKGIRVNSIGPGFIKTPLLNQLDEATMNMLVSLHPIGRLGESKEVAELIVWLSSDKASFVTGSYYAIDGGYLSQ; from the coding sequence ATGAGCAAGCTATTAATTGAAAAAGTTGCACTGGTAACCGGTGCAGGTTCAGGAATCGGACGTGAAGCTGCTATACGCTATGCCCGTGAAGGCGCACATGTAGTAGTGTCCGATATGAATGAAGCTGGCGGATTAGAAACCGTTGAAAAAATTAAAGCGTTCGGTGGCGATAGCATCTTTATAAAGGCAGATGTAAGCCAACCCGAAGCACATGAAAAACTGATCGCAAAAACACTTGAAAAATATAAAGTACTTGACATAGCCTGCAACAATGCCGGAATAGGCGGAGAAAGTAATCCCGTTGGCGATATGAGCATTGATGGCTGGAAAAAGGTCATCGACATTAATCTTAACGGAGTTTTTTATGGCATGCACTACCAGATTCCTGCCATGTTGAAGCAAGGCAAAGGCGCGATTGTGAATGTGGCTTCCATACTCGGCCAGGTTGGCTTTATGAATTCATCGGCATATGTAGCGGCCAAACACGGGGTTGTTGGACTCACCAAAAATGCTGCAATGGAGTACTCGGCAAAAGGCATTCGAGTAAACTCGATAGGCCCTGGATTTATTAAGACTCCCCTGCTCAATCAGTTGGATGAAGCCACCATGAACATGTTAGTATCGTTGCATCCGATTGGCCGGCTGGGTGAATCGAAAGAAGTGGCAGAACTAATTGTTTGGCTCAGTTCCGATAAAGCCTCGTTTGTAACAGGAAGCTACTACGCGATTGACGGTGGCTACTTATCGCAATAG
- a CDS encoding YceI family protein, with protein sequence MNFRLTWCTCILSLLTLYAQAQTLYQLDLAKSEVIIKGTSSLHDWWCRAEQLTGTLQAVQEQNQLSELKSLSATASVAAIRSIREDGSYYEKGMDKNVYRAMKSEQHPSVTFSLSKITSLTRLQNGLATVNATGNLRIAGVTKSVSISATAKIQQGGIVFEGKVPIKMTDYSIDPPTALFGTIKTGNEVDVHFKMVFQPSK encoded by the coding sequence ATGAACTTTCGATTGACTTGGTGTACATGTATTTTGAGTCTGCTAACGCTGTATGCACAAGCGCAAACGTTATATCAATTGGATCTGGCGAAAAGTGAGGTGATCATAAAAGGCACATCATCCTTGCACGATTGGTGGTGCCGTGCCGAACAACTAACCGGAACACTACAGGCTGTGCAGGAACAGAATCAACTAAGTGAACTGAAAAGCCTCTCTGCTACAGCAAGTGTAGCTGCAATCCGGAGCATTCGTGAAGATGGGTCTTATTATGAGAAGGGAATGGATAAGAATGTATATCGGGCGATGAAATCTGAGCAACATCCAAGTGTAACGTTTTCTTTGAGTAAAATTACCTCCCTGACGCGTCTGCAAAATGGTTTAGCCACCGTTAATGCCACAGGAAACCTGCGGATTGCAGGTGTTACAAAATCTGTTTCCATTTCGGCTACCGCTAAAATACAACAAGGTGGTATAGTGTTTGAAGGTAAGGTACCGATAAAGATGACGGACTACTCCATTGATCCGCCCACTGCACTTTTTGGAACCATTAAAACGGGTAACGAAGTTGATGTTCATTTTAAAATGGTTTTTCAGCCTTCAAAATAA
- a CDS encoding YceI family protein, producing MPKLPLIIISCLLFAGAENELRAQEYQIFIHPSSDVTVYGSTNVNNFKFQYTENITLDRPVRVRRNEGALRLSGGIIDLKVRAFDSGNGIMNKDFRKMLQEEDNPFIQVELAALIPQWLPNAAWREGKAEINVTINQVTKKYVVRCKVENPESLLIFGKQKISLTDYGLTPPVRMMGMVKVSEWVDLDFSLRFATDR from the coding sequence ATGCCCAAACTGCCGTTAATTATTATCAGTTGTTTATTGTTTGCCGGGGCAGAAAATGAATTGAGGGCCCAGGAGTATCAGATTTTTATCCATCCTTCCAGCGATGTAACGGTATACGGTTCTACGAATGTTAACAATTTTAAATTTCAATATACCGAGAACATCACGCTCGATAGACCTGTGCGCGTTAGGCGCAACGAGGGCGCGCTTCGTCTTTCCGGTGGAATTATAGACCTGAAGGTCCGGGCATTCGATTCCGGAAATGGAATTATGAACAAGGATTTCCGGAAGATGCTGCAGGAAGAAGATAATCCGTTTATTCAGGTTGAGCTTGCAGCGCTGATACCACAATGGTTGCCAAATGCTGCCTGGCGGGAGGGAAAGGCAGAAATAAACGTAACCATTAACCAAGTGACCAAAAAGTATGTAGTGCGGTGTAAGGTGGAGAATCCGGAAAGTCTACTGATATTCGGCAAGCAGAAAATTTCCCTTACCGACTATGGGTTAACCCCACCGGTACGGATGATGGGCATGGTAAAAGTGAGTGAATGGGTTGATCTGGATTTTTCGCTTAGGTTTGCAACTGACCGGTAA